Proteins encoded together in one Planctopirus ephydatiae window:
- a CDS encoding sigma-70 family RNA polymerase sigma factor, translating to MSTSPSEQFEPQVNPGEGVEALTFQKDNGSEPASQAEFVQLFTRSQRRLYLYILSQVPHPVEAEEILQEANVIAWTKSSQYRSGSNFFAWVCQIAHFEILKHRSRQKRTKLRFSDEFIEQVASEVVEQVDELESRRLALKHCLGKLRDKDRELIESRYAPGERGKDLACQIGRPANSVYQSLGRIRRTLMECIQRQLAVEFH from the coding sequence ATGAGTACTTCACCGTCTGAGCAATTTGAGCCTCAAGTCAATCCTGGTGAGGGAGTTGAGGCTTTGACTTTTCAGAAGGACAACGGTTCTGAACCAGCTTCACAGGCTGAGTTTGTGCAGCTGTTTACCAGGTCTCAAAGAAGGTTGTATTTATATATATTGTCCCAGGTGCCGCATCCGGTTGAGGCTGAAGAGATTCTGCAGGAAGCCAATGTCATCGCCTGGACGAAATCGTCTCAGTATCGCAGTGGCAGTAATTTTTTTGCCTGGGTCTGTCAGATCGCTCACTTCGAGATTCTCAAGCATCGCAGTCGGCAGAAGCGAACGAAGCTCAGATTCAGCGATGAGTTTATTGAGCAGGTGGCCAGTGAAGTTGTTGAGCAGGTGGATGAGCTGGAGTCTCGTCGGCTGGCTTTAAAGCATTGTCTGGGAAAATTGCGAGATAAAGACCGAGAACTGATTGAGTCCCGCTATGCTCCCGGTGAGCGTGGTAAAGACCTGGCTTGCCAGATTGGACGACCAGCGAATTCCGTCTATCAATCATTGGGAAGAATTCGCCGTACACTCATGGAATGTATTCAGCGGCAACTGGCAGTTGAGTTTCATTAA